In Diabrotica undecimpunctata isolate CICGRU chromosome 9, icDiaUnde3, whole genome shotgun sequence, the DNA window TAAATGATActgtaaaacaagaaataactagtatatacaaacaaaaaataaagttaacgTCAAGCAaagaggaaagtactgaggaaaacTGGACGATAATTAAAGGCATCTTAAAGACTGTTCAAGAAACAAAATTGAGTGCGCTAAAAGCAAGAAAAAAACAagggtggatgacagaagaaatactgagaCTTCGGGATCAAAGAAGAGaagtcagaaataaagataaaaacgaatACAAGAGGATCCGCGCAATAAGCAGGCAAAAAATAAGACACCCGAAAACACAATTTCATAGTAAAGAATGTAATGAAATagaacaatatgaaaagaaaCACGATACATTTCATCTGCACAAGAAATTGAAACAGGTCGCTGGAAACAAACGGAAACAAGTATCCCAAAGTTTAGAATACAGAAACGGACACAGAATATTAGACATTaatgaacagttaaaagaatgggaaaactatatttctgaattattttaagaTGAGAGGGTAGAACACTATACACCGATTGCTATATCAGGTCCATTTATAACAAAAAGTGAGGTTACACGTTCAATACAAACgacaaaaaatggaaaagcacttggccccgatgaagtaagtgctgaaatactaaagtttttgggagaaaGTGGAACTAAAGCTCTGTGTACtctctttaacacaatttatgacactggaatattaccaactgattggttAAAGTCGACATCTGTCACAATACGTAAGAAACATCGTCCAAAGACATGCggtgattatcggacaataagtctgatgagtcaggttttgaagatcttcctgcgagtaataTACGGCAGAATTTACACGCTGTTAGaggacagaattagcaatactcaatttgggtttaggagtggcttgggtacaacagaagccttgtttagtatacaagtgctagtacagagatgtagagatataaatcaaaatgtgtgCATTTGTGCCatcgattttgaaaaggcttttgacaaagttcgacataaaaaaatgctaaaaatattggaaacagctgaattggacgataaagatctacgaataattacaaatctatactggcatcaagtggcaagaataaaggttgaacaagaactgtcggatgaaataaatataaaaagacaaggctgtatattgtcgcctttactttttaacttatattcagAAGAGATATTTAAgcaagccttaatggagacaaccgaaggtattattgtgaatggagtaaccgtcaacaatattagatatgccgacgataccttagtgcttgctaattgcggagaagaccttcaaaatctaatgaacaaaataaaacagacttgtgatcagtatggattaaaactcaacgttaagaaaactaaatatatgatagttagcaaacacaATTATATACAGGATCACGGTATCACggtaaaagtcggagatgccacactggacagagtagagaaactcgtgtatctcggcagtaatatcaatgaaagctgggatccaaccgcagaaattaaaagccgaatagaacaaacccgagctgcctttgtaaaaatgagaaacgtactttgcagtcacgatcttagcatggaccttagagttcgaatgacatcttgctacatctttcctgtcctgctgtgtggagtggaagcgtggactctaactgaggctatccttaaacGCTTGatagcctttgagatgtgggtatacagacgactacttaaaataagctgggtcgacagagttagatgAGCAgatccttagacggctgaaccaaacaacataTCTGGTCAATATattaaagaaacgcaagctggaatacttcggtcacattatgagacaccctgaaaaatatggccttttacatctgatcattcagggaaagatccaaggtaatcgtggtcctggtagaagatgaacatcatgactgaaaaatctaaggcaatggtacgGAAAATCAACTacagctgctgtcaataaagtcaagatagcgaatatggtagccaacatgatattcaacggtcatggaactagaagaagaagaagacataagtAAAGGAGTCAGAAGAAATGCAACCAGGACTACAGAATTTTTATATTCCTCCAAACTGCAAATTTTGTGGCCTAATGGGAAGCCTGTCTCTATTCCAAAGCTTAATGACAAAATGTCGTTAATGGAGCTTATTTCATTGGATGCCAAACAACTCTACGAAAATACCGTAGGGAATAAAGGTATTCAAGATAAAGATATTGACGACTTTAATGGATCATTAGACTTCGATATTGACGACCTATCATAGTATTTTCTGTAAACGATATAACTTTTTATATGTAATGAAGCTAAGAATTTAATAAAACGTTATTATAacacgtattttttattttgaaacatcAGATTAAGCGCCAAATATGTCTTTTAATCCGGTATTTCGATCTTAAATCATACATATCTTAAAAAATCATTAATGAATTAAGCGACATTTGAtcgaataatttttaaaatataaattatttttaaaaaatttaaaaaacatgcaagagttttttatatttgcaatactctatcaaaatataaatattgtcaGTACTATAATTTAGAAATAGCacgaaaaataaatttaaaatctttaaacccatttttctcaaaactaCATTTTGACACTTAATCTGCTATTACATAAAGCGGTCCATATTGTGTTTATTAATGTAATTTGAACAAGAAAAAAAAGCAAATTGAATGAACGATATGTTCTTAGAAATGCCGGATCACCCTATAGTTTCGTCTAAGCTTTTAAATAGAGTAGACGTATTTTATAGCTGTGCGATAGTGGCAATATTATACTCGTATTATATTAATTTAGTGATGTGTCTGTTAGAAAGGAGATTGATGATTCGGATGGAACAATTATGTCTATTCTTCGTAAGTCTGCTCCAATGAAagataattataataaaacatatttctAGTTCTGAGAACAAACATTATGACAAAAAAATTCATTATCGCTTAAGCGATACCATCTTATTTATCGTTTACGTAGGATGTACTGATAAAAACGATAGTAATTTATATCCAATTAGATTCgatgattatttatatttaaataattttaaaagcatTGCTGAAATTAAATGTATTGGGAAAAAAAATTGAAGTAGTTGTGAATAATGCTTTATCTGCTAATAATATTGTAAGTAGGAGTTGATTTCGAACCTTCCAACAGTGAACACGTTAGCGCTTTGAATCAATTATATTGTTAATTGATATTTAATGTTGGTGTTTAATACAGTTGATAAAAtgtgaaataatatttgatatgTTTGCATATGAAGTGATTCACAGTCAGTAAGTTTTTTATTCTACATattgaataattaattataaattttggacTATCTATCGTCTATATAAAATTTCAACTAGTAGTGTTTTCAAAAAAACTATCAACAACTACAAAATAGTTTATTAGTTTTTCGTTTTAAATCCAGTTTCACCAGCCAGCTGTAAAGCTGGCCACAGACGTATTAAatccttcaataattttaatacgTTGGAGGAAAATTAAATATGGCTACTAACAGCAGCATCTCACCTACCTCACTACTAATGTCTAAAACAAACTCTAATAGCTCAACGTACTCATCAGCAGTAGCAAATATGCAGTTCCCATCGAAAGAACAAGCGATTGTCTTCAGTGCCTTGGATAATACTATATTGCAGGACTATTTAATTCCATTGGGCAAGATAATTCAAcctaagaatataatattttcatcCAGATTATCAAATAACAGTATTTGTATGTTTCTagcaaataaaaaagttgttGATGACTTCATGACAAACCACGGtcatataaaaattcaaaatgtaaCTGTACAGGCTAGAAGATTAATCACCCCTGCAGAACGGATTGTTCTTTCAAATGTGTGTCCCACCATACCGCGTAGTTTCTTAATCAACTACCTACAAAATATCGGACTTAACATGGTATCtccaattacatttttaaaaatcagcGCTACATCACCTGAGTATAGTCATATTCTAAGTTTCAGAAGACAGGTCTATGTAAGTCCTCATAGTATAGAACTACCTGATTCATTTACTATAAATCATGACGAAACAACATATCGAATCTTTCTGTCTCAAGATAGTATGGTATGTTACAACTGCAAAAAGACCGGACATACTGCCCATCGCTGCAATGAAAACTCACAAGTTCATGTTGAAGAATGTTCTATGGAAACCAATAATGATAATTTATCCCAAACTGAACTTAGTAATGTCATTGTGCAACTCCAACTTCATCTTCTACAGATAAAACAAAATCAATCAAACAAAAATCCGATAAAACATCTAACCAAAAAACTAtcaccaacaatattgatatcacaATAGACACAATAGGTATAAATAGTAAGCGAAAACGAAATATTCATGATATTCTTACACCGCCATTCACGAGTCTAAAAGAAAACCATTTTTCGACACCAGCACCTAAAATGAAGAAAACTAAGACCAGTGAAGATTGCAAAGAAACCATACTATTCACTCAAACTCTTTTCCAACCAGTTAAACACTTTATTGAAAATCAATCACAACCATTTATCCTTAATTTCGATcaattttgtttacttttaagtAATGTTAGTGGTGTACAAAATCCCATTAATATAATTCAGGACTTTACTACAGATATTCCAGCACTTATTTATATGCTAAACACAATTTACCCCCATTTAAAAGGAAGATCCGCTAAACGAAGAATTACCAgactaaaaagaaaaattagtaaTAACAGCAATTTAGAGTCCGATAGTGATACGTCTTCATTCAGTGCCTAAACAatgaatttcttttctttttgtcttttctaaataattaaattcacaACACTACCCCAATGGAATATCGATGGACTCTTCCATCAACTCGCCTTTTTACAGAAACTCATCTCTGACCATTGCCCAGATATAATATGTATCCAAGAAACTAACCTTAGTCCAAACAAAAATTACAATCCTAAGCAGTTCAATTGTTTTAGAAATGACAGAATAagcaattgtaattatttttcTGGTGGGGTTGCCACTTTGGTCAAAAAATCTTCTGTAGCAAGCCTATTTCTTGTAAACACCACACTTGAAACAGTAGTACTAAAACTTGTAGTACCTTCAACTCTCTACATCTGTAATATTAATTTACCATCGAGTGCAGTATTTACTTTTGCTAACATAAATAGTCTTATCGAACAAATACCATCTCCTTGTATTATAGTCGGTGATTTTAATGGTCACAATAATATATGGGGGTCAGTACGTACAGATAGCAGAGGTAAATTACTGGTAAAATTAATGTCTGAGCTACAGCTCAACTTACTTAATGATGGAACTCCTACACGTTTTAACATTCAGACGGCAGATTCATCTGCAATTGACTTAAGTTTTTGCGATCAAGTTTTGTCTCCTCAGCTCTTGTGGGAAGTCCTACCATATACATATAGTAGCGACCATCATTCCATTATTATCCTAAATTTTACTAGACAACAATCCACTCATGAGTTTTTACCCAAATATGAAAACTGAATCAGCAAACTGGACAAACATGGAATTTAAAGACTTCATCGATTAATCTATGAAAAACTTTATTGCAAAAAATAACATCAATGATACTCTAGAAGACTTCAATAATATCATTATACAGAGTGCAAAACACTTTATAGGCAAAACAAAACCGCGAAAAAAGCATACACCCGTACCATGGTGAAATCCTGACTGCAGTGAAGCGATTAGGGCAAGTAAAACAGCTTTTAATaggtataaaaaacataaaaatctagAGAATAAGATTGCATATAAAAGACTTAAGTCTAAAACTCAACTATTAATTAGCCAAGCAAAAAAATCCAGTTGGATGAAATATGTTTCTAATATAAACAGCTCCACGTCAATAAGTAAAGTTTGGAAAAAAATTCGCAAAATTTCTGGTTTTCAACTGCCACCCACAGTATCAAGCCTAAAAGTAAATAACCAAATAATTATATCGCCCAAAGAAATTGCCAACATATTGGcccaaaattatacaaaaatatcttCCAATGAAAACTATGACCCTGTTTTTCTTGAAAACAAAATACAATCCGATAATTATAGCACACTTTTATATGAAATTAACAATAATCCCCTAAATCTTCCTCTAACGCTTTATGAATTGGGTGATTCACTTAGAGATTTGAAAGATACTAGTCCTGGACCAGATGATATACcatctatttttttaaaacaacttCCTAATTCAGCCATAAAAGTTATGCtacagatatttaattttatatggcAGCAACATCAGTACCCCACAATTTGGACGAAGGCTATTGTTCTCCCATTTCTTAAACCTCAATGTCCCCGTCTAGACCCTGAATCTTACAGACCCATAAGTTTGACGTGCTCCATGGgaaaattacttgaaaaaattatcaatagaagGCTCACCTGGACACTTGAAAGTTCAAATCTACTAACGAATGAGCAAAATGATTTTAGACAAAATCGATCAGGCATAGATAATATACTATATTTAGAAAGCGATATTCCAGAAGCACTAGCGATGCGACAACACTGTATagcaatatttttcgatataaagaaagcatttaacACGTACTGgagatataatattttaaaaaagctgCACTCATGGAATATCCGGGGACACTctagaatttattaaaaactttttacgaCAAAGAGCATTTCAAGTAAGAGTTTTAAGTTCATATTCCGAA includes these proteins:
- the LOC140451240 gene encoding uncharacterized protein encodes the protein MLASFCVEKQLVITNTIFKHPKCRLYIWKSPADTPDRVVCNQIDFMCINKRYRNSVLAVKTYPGADVPTDHNILVGKIRLRLKRVARTNKQTVTIDRERMLNDTVKQEITSIYKQKIKLTSSKEESTEENWTIIKGILKTVQETKLSALKARKKQGWMTEEILRLRDQRREVRNKDKNEYKRIRAISRQKIRHPKTQFHSKECNEIEQYEKKHDTFHLHKKLKQVAGNKRKQVSQSLEYRNGHRILDINEQLKEWENYISELF